One window of Anaerolineales bacterium genomic DNA carries:
- a CDS encoding group-specific protein, whose protein sequence is MAGWFSQSPHTWREVVKAALTAYPDAVKTPGPHGISLIAHAEAGGDEAKSVLDYLNSLA, encoded by the coding sequence TTGGCTGGATGGTTTAGCCAAAGTCCGCACACGTGGCGGGAAGTGGTCAAAGCTGCTCTCACTGCTTATCCTGACGCGGTCAAAACCCCGGGACCACACGGAATCTCTCTCATCGCCCATGCCGAGGCGGGCGGCGACGAAGCGAAGTCTGTGCTGGATTATTTAAACTCACTTGCATGA
- a CDS encoding YfcC family protein yields the protein MEEKSGAQISRKAFIQSVVILLALMIAAGVLTLVIPAGQFQRMEADGREIIVPDSFEFTEKPDYPIWRWFIAPLELVTGPDGLTVIVITVFILMVGIAFAVMDKSGILKAALARIVRRFENQKYLLLLVITFFFMALGAFFGIFEEVVPLVPLMIALAYSLGWDTLTGLGMSILATNMGFSAAITNPFTIGVAQGIAKLPAFSGSGYRIVIFIFFYAMLAVFLTRHARKVEANAKASPVYEEEQATRAKYTHFAADAISHENSRTTPAIIFLLVCVALIFVTLFAGPFIPVISDLALPIVGLLFLIAGIGSGLISGVGKAAWRAAGEGLAGIAPAIPLILMAASVKYIIASGGILDTILYNAANAFEGSNPFTAAILIYGLTLVIEFFVSSGSAKAFLLMPILVPLADLVGVTRQTAVLAYVFGDGFSNLAYPTSAVLLICLGLTAVTYPKWLRWVMGLWVWVILASLVFLAIGVAIQYGPF from the coding sequence ATGGAAGAAAAATCAGGCGCGCAGATCAGCCGCAAGGCGTTCATTCAATCGGTGGTCATCCTCCTAGCGTTGATGATCGCCGCCGGGGTGCTTACGCTTGTCATCCCCGCCGGTCAATTTCAGCGGATGGAAGCGGACGGGCGCGAAATCATCGTCCCGGACTCGTTCGAATTTACGGAGAAACCGGATTATCCCATCTGGCGCTGGTTCATCGCCCCGCTCGAATTGGTGACCGGGCCGGACGGTTTGACCGTGATCGTCATCACGGTTTTCATTCTGATGGTCGGCATTGCCTTCGCCGTCATGGATAAAAGCGGAATCCTCAAGGCGGCGCTGGCGCGCATCGTGCGCCGGTTCGAAAATCAGAAGTATTTGTTGTTGCTGGTCATTACTTTTTTCTTTATGGCGCTCGGCGCATTCTTCGGCATCTTCGAGGAGGTCGTGCCGCTCGTTCCATTGATGATCGCGCTCGCGTACTCGCTCGGATGGGATACACTGACGGGGCTGGGGATGTCCATTCTTGCGACGAACATGGGATTCTCCGCCGCCATCACCAACCCGTTCACCATCGGCGTGGCGCAGGGAATCGCCAAACTGCCAGCCTTTTCGGGGTCGGGATATCGGATTGTCATCTTTATATTCTTCTATGCAATGCTGGCTGTCTTCCTCACCCGCCACGCCCGCAAGGTGGAGGCGAATGCCAAAGCCTCCCCTGTATACGAAGAGGAACAAGCCACCCGCGCAAAGTACACTCATTTTGCGGCTGACGCTATTTCACATGAAAACTCCCGCACCACACCTGCGATCATTTTCCTGTTGGTGTGTGTTGCGCTGATCTTCGTGACGCTATTTGCAGGTCCATTCATCCCGGTCATCAGCGACCTGGCATTGCCGATTGTCGGTTTGCTTTTTCTGATCGCGGGCATCGGCTCGGGACTCATTTCCGGCGTGGGAAAAGCCGCATGGAGGGCGGCAGGCGAAGGCTTGGCGGGAATCGCTCCCGCCATCCCGTTGATCCTCATGGCGGCAAGCGTCAAGTACATCATTGCGTCGGGCGGAATCCTCGATACGATCCTTTATAACGCAGCGAATGCATTCGAAGGCTCGAACCCTTTCACAGCGGCGATCCTGATCTACGGGCTCACGCTCGTCATTGAGTTCTTCGTCTCGAGCGGCTCGGCAAAAGCCTTTTTGTTGATGCCCATCCTCGTCCCTCTCGCGGACCTGGTCGGAGTCACGCGTCAGACGGCCGTCCTTGCTTACGTCTTCGGTGACGGCTTTTCGAACCTCGCCTATCCCACCAGCGCTGTGCTTTTGATCTGTCTCGGTCTGACAGCTGTGACCTATCCAAAATGGCTGAGATGGGTCATGGGTCTGTGGGTCTGGGTCATCCTTGCTTCGCTTGTGTTCCTTGCCATCGGCGTCGCCATTCAATATGGACCATTCTAG
- a CDS encoding SIS domain-containing protein, with the protein MSLFSEISEQPERIKYLLTSQRKNVGRIAGEIQKQNIEYIFLAARGTSDNAGRYANYLLGAMNGLPLALATPSLFTYYKKPPKLINALVVGISQSGKSPDIVSVLEEGKRQGCMTLAITNEDKSPLARTSDFVLDIYAGEEKAVAATKTYTTELTAIAMLSAALNEDKMAWSELEKIPVWMKEALKQSGFIAEAVQRYRYIDQTVVLGRGFNYATAFEWALKLKELTYIIAEPYSSADFAHGPIAMVESGYPVCAVAARGKVFNSMLDMLKRLHSDISAELIVISNDKRALSLAQVPLRIPVETPEWLSPLVGILPAQLFAYHLTIAKGYDTEQPRSIRKVTETK; encoded by the coding sequence ATGTCCCTCTTTTCCGAGATTTCCGAACAGCCGGAGCGAATCAAATATCTGCTTACCTCCCAACGGAAAAATGTCGGGCGCATAGCTGGTGAGATCCAAAAGCAAAACATTGAATATATTTTTCTCGCTGCGCGCGGCACATCGGATAATGCTGGGCGGTATGCCAATTATCTGCTCGGCGCAATGAACGGACTCCCGCTGGCGCTGGCGACGCCTTCATTATTTACGTATTACAAAAAGCCGCCCAAATTAATAAATGCGCTGGTCGTCGGAATTTCGCAATCGGGCAAGTCACCGGATATTGTCAGCGTATTGGAGGAGGGGAAACGCCAGGGATGCATGACTCTGGCAATTACCAACGAGGACAAATCGCCGCTTGCGAGAACATCGGATTTTGTTCTCGATATTTATGCCGGGGAGGAAAAAGCGGTTGCCGCGACGAAAACATATACAACCGAATTGACTGCGATTGCGATGCTCTCTGCGGCATTGAATGAAGATAAAATGGCATGGAGCGAGCTGGAGAAAATCCCCGTTTGGATGAAAGAAGCCTTGAAGCAAAGCGGTTTCATCGCAGAAGCCGTCCAACGTTACCGCTACATCGATCAGACCGTCGTGCTGGGACGGGGCTTCAATTACGCTACTGCGTTCGAATGGGCGTTGAAACTGAAGGAACTTACTTACATCATCGCCGAGCCCTATTCCTCCGCCGATTTTGCGCACGGACCCATCGCCATGGTCGAGAGCGGATACCCGGTGTGCGCTGTCGCGGCGAGGGGCAAAGTTTTTAATTCCATGTTGGATATGCTCAAGCGCCTCCATTCCGATATCTCCGCCGAGTTGATCGTCATATCGAACGATAAGAGGGCGCTCTCACTGGCTCAAGTCCCGTTGAGAATTCCTGTTGAGACGCCGGAATGGCTTTCTCCCCTGGTCGGTATTTTGCCGGCGCAATTGTTTGCATATCACCTGACAATTGCAAAAGGCTATGACACAGAACAGCCGCGGAGTATCCGAAAAGTTACCGAGACAAAGTAG
- a CDS encoding metal-dependent transcriptional regulator, which yields MKQSTSIQDYLKRIYELTEDGSPASTNDLARELNVSAPSVTGMIQKLAAEKPALVEYQKHQGVTLTPTGKKAALEVIRHHRLLEVWLVQTLGYSWDEVHEEAERLEHVISEDFERRIAAALGNPTRDPHGELIPTADLKMPVDDSTPLSALRPNQTAMIQRVVSQDPNLLRHLDKLGLTPGVQIEIMEYSSFDNNLTVKVGQKVNVLGLNITTKIFVDIR from the coding sequence ATGAAACAATCCACTTCCATTCAGGATTATCTCAAGCGTATCTACGAGTTGACTGAAGACGGCTCGCCGGCCAGCACCAATGACCTTGCGCGAGAACTGAACGTCAGCGCGCCATCCGTGACAGGCATGATCCAAAAACTTGCAGCGGAGAAACCTGCCTTGGTCGAATACCAGAAACATCAGGGAGTGACGTTGACGCCGACTGGCAAAAAGGCAGCATTGGAAGTGATTCGCCATCACCGCCTGCTGGAAGTCTGGCTGGTGCAAACCCTTGGTTATTCCTGGGATGAAGTTCACGAAGAAGCAGAACGGTTGGAGCATGTGATCTCGGAGGATTTCGAGCGACGCATCGCCGCCGCGCTTGGCAACCCGACCCGCGACCCGCACGGCGAGCTCATCCCCACCGCAGATTTGAAAATGCCAGTGGATGACTCGACGCCGCTCTCGGCTCTGCGGCCAAATCAGACTGCGATGATACAACGCGTCGTGTCCCAAGACCCAAACCTGCTTCGCCATCTCGACAAGTTGGGACTCACCCCGGGCGTTCAGATCGAAATCATGGAGTATTCCTCATTTGACAACAATCTCACCGTGAAGGTTGGGCAGAAGGTCAATGTACTTGGGCTGAACATCACGACCAAGATCTTTGTAGATATCAGGTAA
- a CDS encoding L-2-amino-thiazoline-4-carboxylic acid hydrolase, translating to MLNDFYFRNKTTFIKQHRKIMRLGRGLMESRFGVEKARDVIRRSEVRYEALLAEMPYIGGWDNSLTDTLTQVGSMLALYFVLKEDGKSTEEIGELVHRIADKKVESMPRFLRSLLGRIYMSRLWRQRTVKKASISQQKKYPGNFVFEVVPGRQGEYEWGINYLECAIAKFFHQQGADEFTPYMCYVDTILFPGMGIDLKRTGTIGQGCSHCDFRFSRKITL from the coding sequence ATGCTGAACGACTTTTACTTTAGAAATAAGACAACTTTCATCAAACAACATCGCAAGATCATGCGGCTCGGACGCGGACTCATGGAGTCCCGTTTCGGCGTGGAAAAGGCAAGGGATGTCATCCGCAGGTCTGAGGTCCGCTATGAGGCGCTGCTGGCGGAGATGCCATACATCGGCGGCTGGGACAATTCCCTGACCGACACGTTGACCCAGGTCGGCAGTATGTTGGCGTTGTATTTCGTCTTGAAGGAAGACGGCAAATCCACAGAGGAGATCGGCGAGTTGGTTCATCGCATCGCGGATAAGAAAGTGGAGTCGATGCCGCGCTTTTTGCGAAGTTTGTTGGGCAGGATATACATGTCAAGACTGTGGCGCCAGCGCACGGTGAAAAAAGCTTCGATCTCGCAGCAGAAAAAATATCCCGGAAATTTTGTTTTCGAAGTTGTGCCGGGAAGGCAGGGCGAATACGAATGGGGCATCAATTATCTTGAATGCGCCATCGCAAAATTCTTTCACCAGCAGGGCGCGGATGAATTCACCCCTTACATGTGCTATGTGGATACCATCCTCTTCCCCGGCATGGGCATAGACCTGAAACGGACAGGCACGATCGGGCAAGGCTGCTCGCATTGTGACTTTCGATTTAGCAGGAAAATAACTTTATAA
- a CDS encoding isoprenylcysteine carboxylmethyltransferase family protein, which translates to MNENVFRILAAVIFFTAIGISTYFRRQADKNSGETVSRKVDGTPMMLLLVVGGLIIWLSPLVYLINPQWMAWAKIGLPDWVRWLGVGFGAICAFGVYWLFSSIGSGITPTSATRREHKLVTHGIYKYIRHPLYTFGSSLFISFGMMADNWFIALLGILAFIAVAIRTPKEEANLIEKFGDEYREYMKRTGRFLPKLF; encoded by the coding sequence ATGAACGAAAATGTTTTCCGTATTTTAGCTGCCGTGATCTTTTTCACAGCGATCGGCATTTCAACCTACTTCCGCCGCCAGGCGGATAAGAATTCAGGTGAAACCGTTTCCCGCAAGGTGGACGGCACGCCCATGATGCTTCTCCTTGTAGTCGGCGGGTTGATCATCTGGCTCAGCCCGCTGGTTTACCTGATCAATCCCCAATGGATGGCATGGGCGAAGATCGGTTTGCCCGATTGGGTGCGCTGGCTTGGCGTCGGGTTTGGAGCCATTTGCGCATTTGGAGTCTACTGGCTGTTCAGCAGCATCGGCAGCGGCATTACACCAACCAGCGCCACACGCAGGGAACATAAACTTGTTACTCATGGGATCTACAAGTACATCCGTCACCCGCTTTACACCTTTGGATCATCCCTGTTCATCTCCTTCGGCATGATGGCGGATAACTGGTTCATCGCCCTGCTTGGAATTCTTGCATTCATTGCTGTGGCGATCCGTACACCGAAAGAGGAAGCCAATCTCATAGAAAAATTCGGCGATGAATACCGCGAGTACATGAAGCGGACGGGCAGATTCCTGCCAAAATTATTCTAA
- a CDS encoding isoprenylcysteine carboxylmethyltransferase family protein: protein MFLEIFFKIAFFVIFFSFAYVMTAYSKKAKAGKEDKTTRMKMHNENEVPLLLKLRTIFGIPFYLGILVWTFAPKFMAWSAIPFPAWVRWAGLGLGIFAIWLNAWSHKTVSNKLGAEFDPAMRLLKVPALVTEGPYARMRHPIYLAFLLMQTAVLFLTSNWLIGFSGLAIIISVIAIRVPEEERLLIEQFGEQYQNYMKHSGSLLPKIG, encoded by the coding sequence ATGTTCCTCGAAATATTTTTCAAGATCGCATTCTTTGTCATCTTTTTTAGCTTTGCTTATGTCATGACCGCTTACTCAAAAAAAGCCAAGGCTGGCAAAGAAGACAAAACCACCCGCATGAAAATGCACAACGAAAATGAAGTTCCGCTTTTATTGAAACTTCGCACCATCTTTGGCATCCCTTTTTATCTCGGCATCCTCGTGTGGACGTTCGCACCAAAATTCATGGCATGGTCTGCCATCCCTTTCCCCGCCTGGGTGCGCTGGGCCGGGCTTGGGCTGGGCATATTTGCGATCTGGTTGAATGCATGGAGCCACAAGACCGTCAGCAACAAACTCGGCGCAGAATTTGACCCCGCCATGCGTTTGCTGAAGGTTCCGGCATTGGTGACAGAAGGTCCCTACGCAAGGATGCGACACCCGATCTACCTTGCCTTCCTTTTGATGCAAACCGCGGTTCTTTTCCTGACCTCGAACTGGCTCATCGGCTTTAGCGGACTCGCCATCATTATTTCGGTCATCGCCATCCGCGTGCCGGAAGAAGAGAGACTTCTCATCGAACAATTCGGCGAACAATACCAAAACTATATGAAACATTCAGGAAGCCTGCTTCCGAAAATCGGATAA
- a CDS encoding zinc ABC transporter substrate-binding protein: MKKIILVVLTLSLLLSACATQETGGNTDGKLNIVTTTGMIADITKNVGGEYVEVIALMGAGVDPHLYKASEGDVRRLQEADLILYSGLHLEAQMGEVLEKMNDFGIKTVAVTDKIDRATLLANPQYPDQYDPHVWFDVTMWMKAVEQVRETLSEIDPSHKSEYEVNATAYLTQLEELHQYVLSQAETVPADKRVIITAHDAFNYFGKAYGFEVRGLQGISTEAQAGTADVQDLTNFIVERQIPAIFVESSVPQRNVEAVQAAVQAQSFDVQIGGSLFSDAMGNPGTPEGTYIGMVRHNIDTIVSALKGE, from the coding sequence ATGAAGAAAATAATTTTAGTTGTACTAACCCTATCCCTGCTCCTGAGCGCTTGCGCAACTCAGGAGACAGGTGGAAATACCGACGGCAAATTGAACATTGTCACCACCACCGGCATGATCGCGGACATTACTAAAAATGTCGGCGGGGAATACGTGGAGGTAATCGCCCTGATGGGCGCAGGTGTGGATCCGCACCTGTATAAAGCCAGCGAAGGCGATGTGCGCCGCCTGCAAGAGGCTGACCTGATCCTTTACAGCGGTCTGCATCTCGAAGCGCAGATGGGCGAAGTGCTGGAGAAAATGAACGACTTCGGCATTAAGACCGTCGCAGTGACAGACAAGATCGACCGTGCCACTTTATTGGCAAATCCACAGTATCCCGATCAATACGACCCGCATGTTTGGTTCGATGTGACGATGTGGATGAAGGCAGTGGAACAGGTGCGGGAAACTCTGTCTGAAATTGACCCCAGCCACAAGTCTGAGTATGAGGTGAACGCGACAGCGTATCTCACCCAGCTTGAGGAATTGCATCAGTATGTTTTGAGTCAAGCAGAAACTGTTCCTGCCGATAAGCGTGTCATCATCACCGCTCATGATGCCTTCAATTATTTTGGCAAAGCGTACGGCTTTGAAGTGCGTGGCTTGCAGGGCATCAGCACCGAAGCGCAGGCGGGAACTGCAGACGTGCAAGATCTGACTAACTTCATCGTGGAGCGACAGATCCCCGCCATCTTTGTGGAGTCATCCGTGCCGCAACGTAATGTCGAAGCAGTTCAGGCGGCGGTGCAAGCGCAAAGCTTCGATGTGCAAATTGGCGGCTCGCTGTTCTCAGATGCAATGGGCAACCCAGGCACGCCTGAAGGGACGTATATCGGCATGGTGCGACACAACATCGATACCATCGTTTCTGCGTTGAAAGGTGAATAA
- a CDS encoding metal ABC transporter ATP-binding protein encodes MAVNAIDVTDLTIAYKDKPVLWDVDMEVPSGTLMAIVGPNGAGKTTMIKSILGLIKPAAGQVLVYGKPYAEQRHLVGYVPQRGSVDWDFPTSVLDVVMMGRYGALGWMKRPGASERAAALDALDKVGMKSFAERQISQLSGGQQQRVFLARALVQDAQLYFMDEPFQGVDATTERAIVTLLQELRSAGKTVVVVHHDLQTVPEYFDWVTMLNVRRIACGPVGEVFTDQNLRKAYGGKVAFLSAENGKH; translated from the coding sequence ATGGCAGTCAATGCGATTGACGTAACTGACTTGACCATTGCCTACAAAGACAAACCCGTGTTGTGGGACGTGGACATGGAAGTGCCCTCGGGCACGTTGATGGCGATCGTTGGTCCGAATGGCGCGGGCAAGACCACCATGATCAAATCCATTTTGGGGTTGATCAAACCCGCGGCGGGACAGGTGCTCGTTTATGGCAAGCCGTATGCAGAGCAGCGTCACCTCGTTGGTTATGTGCCCCAGCGCGGCAGCGTGGATTGGGACTTCCCCACCAGTGTGCTGGATGTGGTGATGATGGGACGCTACGGTGCACTCGGCTGGATGAAACGCCCCGGTGCTTCAGAACGCGCAGCGGCGTTGGATGCCCTCGATAAAGTTGGGATGAAGTCTTTTGCTGAGCGGCAGATCAGCCAGCTCTCCGGCGGGCAGCAGCAGCGTGTCTTCCTGGCGCGCGCGCTCGTACAGGATGCACAACTTTATTTTATGGACGAACCTTTTCAGGGTGTGGATGCCACCACCGAACGAGCCATTGTGACCTTGCTGCAAGAATTGCGTTCGGCAGGCAAGACCGTCGTCGTCGTTCATCACGATTTGCAGACCGTGCCCGAATATTTCGACTGGGTCACCATGCTCAACGTGCGCCGCATCGCCTGTGGACCGGTGGGCGAAGTATTCACAGATCAGAATCTGCGCAAAGCATACGGCGGCAAGGTTGCCTTTCTAAGCGCGGAGAATGGAAAGCATTAA